TTGCGCCCCGGCGCGGAGCTGGAAGAAGGCGCGAAGGTCGGCAATTTCGTGGAAATCAAGAATGCGACCTTGGCCGAAGGCGCCAAGGTCAACCACTTGTCTTACGTGGGCGACGCGTCGGTCGGCGCGGGTGCGAATGTGGGCGCGGGCACGATCACCTGCAACTATGACGGCGTGTTCAAGCACCGCACAAAGATCGGCGCGGGCGCCTTCATCGGCTCAAACACCCTGCTGGTCGCCCCGGTTGAGGTCGGCGCGGAGGCGATGACCGGCTCGGGCACCGTGGTGACCGACGACGTGCCGGACGGTGATCTGGCCCTGTCCCGACCGCGGCAAATCAACAAGGCGGGATTCGCGCGCAAACTGATGGCGATGCTGCGCGCCAAGAAGATGAAAAAGGACGCGTAAATGTGTGGAATTGTTGGAGTTCTGGGTACCCATGAGGTGTCGCCCATCATCGTCGAGGCGCTGAAGCGGCTGGAGTATCGCGGCTATGACAGCGCCGGGATCGCGACCGTCAACGAGGGCGCGTTGGACCGTCGACGGGCGGTCGGCAAGCTGGTGAACCTGAGCGACCTTCTGGTACATGAGCCGCTGGCTGGCAAATCCGGCATCGGCCACACCCGTTGGGCCACCCATGGCGCGCCCAGCGTGACCAACGCGCACCCGCACCAGCGTGACGCGGTTGCGGTGGTGCACAACGGAATTATAGAAAATTTCAAAGAGTTGCGCACCGAACTTGATGTAGATGGCTACACCGCCGAAACGGAAACCGACACGGAAACGGTGGCGATGCTCGCGCAGCGCTTCCTTGATAATGGCGCAAGCCCGCGCGAGGCGGCGGAGAAGACGCTGGCGCGGCTTGATGGGGCCTTTGCGCTGGCGTTCCTGTTCAAGGGTGAGGACGATCTGATGGTCGCGGCGCGCAAGGGGTCTCCCCTCGCGGTCGGCCATGGCGATGGCGAGATGTATGTGGGCTCTGACGCGATTGCGTTGGCGCCGATGACCAACCGGATCACCTATCTCGATGAAGGCGACCGCGCGGTCCTGACCCGCAATTCGCTGGAGATCTTCGACGAGACCGGGCGGCAGGTCAGCCGCCCGATGAAGGTCCTGTCGATGGATGACACCCGGATCGAGAAGGCCGGGCACAAGCACTTCATGGCCAAGGAAATCGCCGAGCAGCCCGTGGTGCTGGCCGACGCGTTCAAGGCCTATCGCGGAGCCGACGGCAAGAGCATCACCCTGCCCTCCGGCGAGCTGGATTTCACCGCCTGCGACCGGATCACCATGGTCGCCTGCGGCACGGCCTTCATCGCCTGCCAAGTCGCCAAATACTGGTTCGAGCAGCTGGCGCAGCTGCCGGTCGAGGTCGATATCGCCTCCGAATATCGCTACCGCAAGCCGGTGATCTCGGACAAATCCTACGCGCTGTTCGTCTCGCAATCGGGCGAGACGGCGGACACGCTCGCGGCCCTGCGCTATGCCAAGGAACGGGCCGCGAAGATCTTGTCGGTGGTGAACGTGCCGGAAAGCTCGATCGCGCGGGAAAGCGATCTGGCCTTGCCGATCATGGCGGGGGTCGAGGTGGGCGTGGCGTCCACCAAGGCGTTCACCTGCCAGCTTTTGGCCCTGGCCGCACTGGCGTTGAAGGCGGGGCATCAAAGGGGTCACCTGGACGACGCTGAAATGGTCGCGCGGCTACAGAAGCTGTCCTTGCTGCCAGGCATCGTGAACCAGTCGCTCGCCCTCGAAGGCGCGATCGAGCGGGTCGCGCAGCTGATCGCGCCTGCCCAGGACGTGCTGTTCCTGGGGCGCGGACCGATGTATCCGCTGGCCATGGAAGGTGCGCTGAAACTCAAGGAAATCAGCTACATACACGCCGAAGGCTACGCCTCGGGAGAGCTGAAACACGGGCCCATCGCACTGATCGACAAAGAGGTCCCCGTGGTCGTCATGGCGCCCACGGACGAGCTGTTCGACAAGACCGTCTCCAACATGCAGGAGGTCATGGCGCGCGGCGGCAAGGTGGTGCTGATCACCGACGCAGCCGGCGCCGCGGAGGCCGGCGATGGCGTCTGGCAGACGATCATCATGCCCGATATCGACCCGTTCCTGGCCCCGATCCTCTACGCCGTGCCCGCGCAATTGCTGGCCTACCATACGGCGGTGGCCAAGGGCACCGATGTCGATCAGCCGCGCAATCTGGCGAAATCGGTCACGGTGGAATGACGCCGGAGGCGGCGCTTGCTCATCTCGAAGGGCTGGGCGATCCGGCCAAGGCGGCGGACATGGCCGCCTATCACAAGGTCGAGCGGCGCTATCTCGGCATTGCAAACCCGGTGCTCGACGCCTTGGCCAAGGCGTGGCGCGGCGATGATCTGGCGGCGCGCGTTGCGCTGGCCGACGGGCTGTGGCGCAGTGACACTCACGAGGCACGGGTCTGCGCGGCGAAGCTGTTGACGCAGGCGCGGCTGCGGCCCGATGACGGACCCGCGTGGGAGCTGATCAAGACCTGGGTGCCGGAATTCGACGCCTGGGCCATCGCGGATCACGCCTGCATGGCGGGGCAAAAACGGCTGGTCTGGGTGCCCGACCGCGTGGACGAGGTCGAGGCGTGGACGCAGTCCGATCACATGTGGACCCGCCGTGCGGCGTTGGTGATCACCCTGCCCTGGACGAAGCAAAACAACCCGAAACCCGCGGACGAGGCGATCCGGGACCGGGTTCTGGGCTGGGCGGCGGGCTATGTCAACGATCACGAATGGTTCATCCAAAAGGCCATCGCGTGGTGGCTGCGGGAGCTGTCCAAGCATGACGCGCCGCGGGTCGTGGCGTTTCTGGACGCCCATGGCGCGCGGATGAAGCCCTTCGCACGGCGCGAGGCCGCGCGCAAACTCTAGCTGCGCGCGACCGTCAGGGTCGGCAGGTCCGTCAGGCCCAGATCAAGTGCCCGCATTGCAGACAGCGAGATTTGGCTGCCCGCGGTGGGCGGGCCGTCGAGCGGGATCAGCGTAACCGCGACAACCGCGCCGCCTTCGGTCTCGATCGTGCCTTCGACCTCTGCATCGACCAGTGGCGTGCGCAGCCAGAAGCCCGGCTGGGTCACGTCGCCGAGGCTCGCGACAGTCGTGCCGAGCGTGGCCGCCCCGGCCGGGGCTGCGGTCGCTTGTGCCTTTTCGGCCGCCGTCGTGGTGTCGAGCGAGGCTGCACTTTGGCCCTCTGACCCGATTTCAACCGGGCGCGGCGCAGGGGTTGCGGCCACGTCGGTCGTGCCGATCGCGTCAAGCGGGGCGCCTGTGTCGGGCGCCGCCTCCGCCGGAGCGTCGGGCTTTTTGAACGGGTTGGGAAACTGTCCCCCGCAGGCGGCGAGCGACAGGGTCAGGGCGAGCGGTATCAGGATCGGTCTCATGGCAAAAAGATTAATTGGTAAAACTCCCGTCAGCAACGGCCTTACAAGGGTTGTGGCAACCTCTCGCCCGCATTAACGTTTCGCTATGTCTGCTCCTTTGATTGACCCGTTCCAGCGCGCGATCACCTATTTGCGCCTTTCCGTCACCGACCGGTGCGATTTTCGCTGCGTCTATTGCATGTCCGAGAACATGCAATTTCTTCCGAAGAAGGAATTGCTGACGCTCGAGGAGCTTGACCGGATGTGTTCGGCCTTCATCCGGATGGGGGTCGAAAAGCTGCGCATCACCGGCGGCGAGCCTTTGGTGCGGCGCGGAATCATGACGTTTTTCGAAGGCATGGCGCGACATCTGGAAAGCGGTGCGCTGCGCGAGCTGACATTGACCACCAACGGCTCGCAGCTGGAGAAATACGCCGATGCGCTTTATGCGGCGGGGGTGCGGCGGGTGAATATCTCGCTCGATACGCTCGACGAAGCGAAATTCGCCGAGGTGACCCGCTGGGGCCGCCTGCCCCAGGTGCTGCGCGGGGTGGACGCCGCCCTGCGCGCAGGGCTGCGGGTGAAGATCAATGCCGTGGCGCTGAAAGGCTTCAACGAGGACGAGCTGTTCGATCTCGCCGCCTGGTGCGCCGAGCTGGGTATGGATCTGACCTTTATCGAGGTCATGCCGATGGGTGATATCGGCAACGAAAACCGCATCGGGCAGTACTGGTCGCTGAAGGACCTGCGCGCGACGCTCGCCGAACAGTTCACCCTGACCGACCTGTCGGAGCGCACGGGCGGGCCCGCGCGCTACATGCGGCTGGAGGAGACCGGGCAGAAGATCGGGCTGATCACCCCCCTGACCCACAATTTCTGTGAAAGCTGCAACCGGGTGCGGATCACGTGCACGGGCGAGATCTACACCTGCCTTGGGCAGGAGGGCAAATCAGACCTGCGCGCGCCGCTGCGCGCGTCCGAGGGCGACGCGCCTTTGGAAGAGGCGATCCGGGCGGCCATCGGGCTGAAGCCGAAGGGCCATGATTTCGACTATTCCCGGCAGGAACTTGGCGGGCAGATGTCACGCCACATGAGCCACACCGGCGGTTGAACCCAAGCGCGGTAGCCATCACCGAACGGTAAGGGCTCTCCGCTCGGGATGGACGGTGTGTGATCAGTCCCTCCGCCTGCTTTCATTACAGACTAATGCAGCATCTGGCCTGAGATCGGCCTCTGGCCTTGATCCTTCGCCATCAGAAGCATATTCAAGCCCTGCACCTGGTTTGCAGTCAGCGGCTTGGGCAGGAACTTCTTGACCGCGCCGATCTCTTCCGCGCGCTTCTTGTTTTGCGGGCATTGCACCGAAGACACCATGAGCACCACCGTATCAGCAAGCTCTTCGCCGTGTTCGGCCATCGCCTGTTCGAGGAAGTCGAAGCCGGACCGTTCCGGCATGTTCACATCCAGCAAGATCACATCGATCTTCGGGCGCGCCTCCTCGCAAAGGTAGTCCAGCGCGTCATTGGGCGACAGGAACCCGATCACGTTCTTGCACAGACCCGCCTTCCGCAACACGCGCTCGTAGAGCACCTGATCCACACGTTCGTCATCGACCACCATCACGGTGCGGGCCTTGGGGGAAATATGCACGCGGCGTCTCCTCAACTGCATCTCTTCGCCCGGCAGGCATAGGGAGTAGCTGTGAAGTTTCCCTTAAGGTCCGCGCAGAAAATGCGCGCGCGGTCGCACGAGGTCGCGCGGCGGCATTGCGCCTGCGGTCGCTCGCCCAGCTGTACCCTTGAACTTCTGGGGGTGTTGGCCCGCGAGGCTGAGGGGGGCATCCCCCTCAAATCTCGCACATAAATCATGCGCGCCGAAGGCGCTCCTTTAGATCACGCCGCTTTCAGGCGCTGCTCGACGATCTCGGCCCACCAGGAGCAGCCCGCGGGGATCGCTTCGTCGTTGAAGTTGTATTCCGGGTGGTGCACGGCGGCGGTGTCGCCATTGCCGACCAGAATGTAAGCGCCGGGGCGTTCTTCGAGCATGAAGGCGAAATCCTCGCCGCCCATCACCAGCGGCGCGTCCTCGCAATCGCCGGAGACGCTGCGCGCGACCTCGGCTGCAAACTCGGTCTGCGCCTCGTGGTTCACCATGACCGGGTAGCCCTTCATGTAGTTCACATCCATCGTTCCGCCGAAAATGGCGGCGACGCCCTGCGCGATCTCGGGCAGGCGCTTGGCGGCCAGCTCGCGCATCTCGGTGGACATGGTGCGCACGGTGCCTTTGACGGTGACCGTCTCGGGGATGACATTGAAGGCTTTGCTTTCCGTCTCAAACGAGGTCACGGAGACCACGATCTGCTGCACCGGGTCCGCGTTGCGCGACGCGATCGTCTGCAGCGCCAGCACCAGATGGGAGGCCATGACAGTCGTATCAATGGTCTCCTGCGGCTTGGCGGCGTGGCCACCCTTGCCTTTGACGGTGATCTCGAACGTGTCGGTGGCCGCAAAGAACGCTCCGGGGCGGATCGCGAAACTGCCCACAGGTTTGCCGGGCCAGTTGTGCATGCCGTAGACCTCGTCGATGGACCAGCGGTCCATCATGCCGTCTTCGCACATCTCGCGCCCGCCGCCGCCGCCCTCTTCCGCCGGCTGAAAAATCACCACCACGACGCCGTCGAAATTACGCGTCTCGGATAGGTATTTCGCCGCCCCCAGCAGCATCGCCGTGTGGCCGTCATGGCCGCAGGCATGCATCGCGCCGGGGGTCTTGGAGGCGTAGTCGAGCCCCGTCGCCTCCAGGATCGGCAGCGCGTCCATGTCCGCGCGCAGACCGATGGTCTTGCCGGAGGTGTTCGTCTTGCCGCGGATCACGCCGACGACGCCGGTGCGGCCAATCCCCTCGACCACCTCATCGCAGCCAAAGGCGCGCAGCTTGTCGGCCACAAGGGCGGAGGTGCGGTGGGTGTCGAACAGGATCTCGGGGTTCTCATGGATATCACGGCGCCAGGCGGTGATCTCGGGCAGCAGTTCGGCAAAGCGGTTCTTGACGGGCATGGGGGCGGTCCTTTTCTGAACGTTCGTTCAGACAGTAGCGCATCGGGCGCGGGGCTCAAGCGGGTTGCTTGGCCTTGCCCCAGGACACCCCGTCGAGGATCGCTTCATCTATGGCGTCGCCGTGCAGAACCGACACATCGCCCGTTGTCTCAAGCACCACCGCGCGCACCCGCGACAGCTCCAGCGCGTTGGCCTCGCGCAGCTTGGCCGTCAGTTCCGCCCGGGTGACGCGCTCGGAGGCAAGGTTCTCCTCCAGCACCTTGCCCTCGTACATCAGAAACACCGGCGCATTGTCCAGGCTTTCGCCGAAAGGCAGCCACAGGCGCATCCGGGCGAGGGCGTGGCGCAGAGAAAAGAGAAAGACCAACGCCACAGGGCCAAGCCAGATCGGGGTCGAGGTCGACGTCATGATGAAGGCCAGGATCGAGCCGATCGCCACGGTCAGGGCAAAGTCGAACCCGGCCATCTTGGAGAACGACCGTAGCCCGTTGAGTCGCACCAACGCCACGATCACGACGATGGAAATCGCCACCCGGGCGAGAAGATCCAGCACGATCACTGGCTGGTCTTCTTGTAGGAGGCCCAGCCGCGGCAGAACAGGATGTAGGACATCAGCAAAATGAACAGGCACGAGATCACCCCGAGCAGGCGTTCGTACAGCCCGTCAATCGAGGTCGGCAGAAAGAAGAACACGGGCGACGAGAGCGCCCACAGCCCCGCCAGGACGTAGCAGGCGTATTTGGCCCATGTGCCGTGCCGCCCCGCGCCGCCCGCCATGGCCAAGGGCGCCACGAGGAAAAAGACGCCCAGCCCGTAGACCAGATAGATATGGATCACCGTGCCCTCGTTGTCGCCATCGCCATATTCGTTGCGCGCGCCGATAACGGTCACGAGTGCGGCGAGGATCGCGATGCTGATCAGGCCGACGGACCATCCCGCACCGCCCATATGCCCATGAGAGGCGGCGAGAGCGACGGCCAGCAAGCCTGCCGCAAAGCCGTAGAGCCCGTAATCCATGATCAGCTTGCCCTCACCCGCGGCGAGATCGGAAATCGTGTCGGACACCCAGTCGTAATTGGGGACGAAATACGGCCCGATCGCGGTGGAGACGAACAGGGCCACGCAGCCCAAGGCGCCAACGGTGGCGAGAAACATCAACAGGAACGGGCGGTCGGTTTCCGTCTGCAAGTCCTCGTCTCGGGCAGTGTCTTGTCCCACGCTGGCGCATCCTTTTCCGATCTGATTACCGGCCTAACGCCGGTCGCGCGGAATTGGTTGCGAAGGTGCGCCAAGGCGGGGCAGTGGTCAGGTGGCGAGATGATCCACGAGCTTCTCGATGAAATCCTCGCCCGCTTTGAGCTGGCTGACCGCCAAGAACTCGTTGGGCTGATGCGCTTGGGCGATGTCGCCGGGGCCGCAGATGATGGCGGAGTAGTCCTTCTCTTGGAACTGCCCGGCCTCGGTGCCGTAGCTGACCACATGAGTGCCGTTATCGCCGGTGATCTGGCGCACGAGGCGCTCGGCTGCGCCGTCTTGCTCGGGCTGGAGCGGCGGAACGTGGAAGCGTTGCGCGATCTCGATGCGGGTCTCTGACACGACCGCCTGCATGGCGGCCTCGACCTCGGCCACCTTGGCCATCAGGCGGTCGCGATACTGGGCAATGTCGTCGCCGGGCACCAGCCGGAAGTCGATGCCGAATGTGCAATCCTTGGCCGTGATATTATGGGCCGTGCCACCGGCGATCACGCCGGTATGAGCGGTGGTGAAGGGCGGGTCGAACTGTGCTGCGATCTCGGTCGGGGTGCGGGCGCGAATCTCGTCATTGAGGTCATTGGCCCACTGGATCAGCCGCGCGCCTTCCATGATGGCGTTGACGCCGGTGTGCATAAGGGACGAGTGCACCTCGAACCCGTGGATGTGGATCATCCAGCCAAAGCCGCCCTTGTGGCCGGAGACGGCCTTCATCATCGACGGCTCGCCCACGACGACCGCCGCGGCGGCGGGCAGGTGCTGGCGCATCTGGGCGATCATTGGCGGAGCGCCAAGGCAGCCCACTTCCTCGTCGTAGCTGAGCGCGATCTGGAGCGGGCGTTTCACCCCGCGCTCCAGCGCGCGCGGCACGGCGGCGAGCGCCAGCGCATCAAAGCCTTTCATGTCGCAGGTGCCGCGCCCGAAAAGCTTGCCATCCCTCTCGACCACGGTGAACGGGTCGGTGTCCCACGCCTGGCCCTCGATAGGGACTACATCCGTATGGCCGGACAGCACGACGCCCCCGTCAACCTCTGGCCCGACATTGGCATAGAGCGAGGCCTTGGTGCCGTCGTCATTATAAACCCGGGTGGCGCGCACGCCATGGCCGTCGAGATAGTCCTCGACCCAGTCGATCAGGTCGAGGTTGCTGGACGAGCTGACGGTCGGAAAGGAGACCAGTTTGTCGAGGATGGCGCGGGCGTCCATGGGCGGTTCTCCGGCTGATTACACGCGGAACCGTGAGGGGGCGCGGGGCGGGCGTCAAGGGCCATGCACAAGAATTGACCAATTGATCAATCCGTAACGTAAACGGCCCAGAAAAACCGTTGCCAGACGGGAAACTGGTGTTAACCTCAGGGCTTAACGACGAAGCGGCCCACCGGGGAGTGCGGCGGCCAACAGGGGGAACTGAATGCCTGACGGGCCCGCGCCAGTCCAAGAGCCTGTGCTTGATGTGCAGGGCCTTCAGACGGTATTCAAGACGCGCGGCGGCGAAGTTCACGCCGTCAACGACGTCACCTTCCATGTCAAACCGGGCGAGCTTTTAGGCGTCGTGGGCGAAAGCGGCTCCGGCAAATCGGTGACGATGATGTCGCTGATCGGCCTTCTGCCCTCGCCCCCTGCGGATGTGCGCGGCGGCACCGTGATGTTCGAGGGCAATGACCTGCTGAAGACCGACACCGAGACCTTGCGCAAGGTGCGCGGCGGGCGGATTGGCTTTGTCTTTCAAGACCCTATGACCTCGCTCAACCCGGTCTTCAACGTGGGCTTCCAGATCATGGAGCCCCTGCGCAAGCATATGGGAATGAGCAAATCGGCGGCCCGCGCCCGCGCGATTGAGCTGCTGGAGCTTGTCGGCATCCCCGACGCCGCGCGACGGCTGAAGGACTATCCGCACCAGTTCTCAGGCGGGATGCGGCAGCGGGTGATGATCGCCATTGCGCTGGCCTGCGACCCCAAAGTGCTGATCGCGGACGAGCCGACCACAGCGCTGGATGTGACCATTCAGGCGCAGATCCTGGAGCTGGTCAAAGACCTGCGCGAGAAGCTTGGCATGGCGATCATTTGGATCACGCACGATCTGGGCGTCATCGCGGGCATCGCGGACCGGGTGATGGTGATGTATGGCGGACAGGTGGTCGAACAGGCCCCGGTGCGCGAGCTGTTCGGCAACCCGCAGCACCCCTATACCCGCGCCTTGCTCGAGACGATCCCGACCGTGCGCGGCGCGCGGCCCGACAAGCTGAACGTGATCCAGGGCCAGCCGCCGATCCTCGGCGCGGTGCCCACCGCCTGCCCGTTCCGCGACCGCTGCGCCTTCCGGTTTGATCGCTGCGACCGTGAGAACCCCAAGCGGCTTCCCGCGGGCCCCGACCACGACGCCGCCTGCTTTTATGATTTCCAGACCGGAGGGCCCCGTGGCGCTTGATGAGCAAAAACAGCCGCTGGTCCGGGTCGAGAACCTGAAGATGCATTTCCCCATCTTCGGCGGGCTGATGCGCCGCCGGGTGGGCGAGGTGAAGGCGGTCGATGGCATCTCCTTTGATGTGTTCGAGGGCGAGACGCTTGGGTTGGTGGGCGAAAGCGGCTGTGGCAAGTCCACCGTGGGCCGCTCGGTCCTGCGGCTCTACGAGGTGACTGATGGCACGGTGACCATCGGCGGGCGCGACATCGCCCATGCGCCCCCCGAAGAGCTGCGCCAGATGCGCACGCAGATGCAGATGATCTTCCAAGACCCGCAGGCGTCGCTGAACCCGCGCATGACCGTGGGCGACATCATCGCCGAGCCCCTGCTGGAGCACCGCAAGATGTCGAGCCGCGAGCTTGACGACGCGGTGGGCGGGCTGATGGACCGTGTCGGGCTGAACCGCAACTTCGCCAAGCGCTACCCGCACGAATTCTCCGGCGGGCAGCGGCAGCGCATCGGGATCGCCCGCGCGCTGGCCTTGAGCCCCAAATTCATCGTCTGTGACGAGCCGATTGCGGCGCTGGACGTGTCCATTCAGGCCCAGGTGGTCAACCTGCTCGAAGAGCTGCAGGAGACGATGGGTCTGACATACCTCTTCATCTCCCACGACCTGTCGATGGTGCGCCATATCGCCGACCGCGTGGCGGTGATGTATCTGGGCCGCATCGTCGAGATCGCCCCGCGCGACGATCTCTATGATCGCCCGCTGCACCCCTATACCCAAGCGCTGCTCAGCGCCGTGCCGGAGCCGGACCCGAGCCGGGAAAGCACCACCGAGCGGGTGATCCTGACAGGCGACGTGCCGTCGCCGTCCAACCCGCCCCAAGGGTGCAACTTCTGCACCCGCTGCCCGCAGGTGATCGACATCTGCCGCCAGATAGAGCCAGAATTTCAGGAGGTTACCCCAGGTCGCTTTGCCGCCTGCCACCTGCTGGACCAAAAGCCCGAGAGCGCTGCCAAGGCGCCGAGCGAGGCCACATGAGCATCCAACAAGGAGAGAAATCAATGCAACTCAAAACAGTTCTGCTGGGCGCTGCCGCGTCGCTGGCGTTCGTGCCGATGGCCTATGCCGACGGCCACGAGGGCGAGCGCGGCCGCGACGGCAATGTCTCGATCATCTATTGGCAAGCGCCGTCGATCCTGAACCCGTTCCTGTCGGGCGGCACCAAGGACGTCGAGAGCGCCTCGATGATCATCGAGCCACTGGCTCGCTACAACGAAAAAGGCGAGCTGGTGCCCTGGCTCGTGGAAGAAATCCCCACCGTCGACAATGGTGGCGTGTCCGAGGACCTGACCCAGATCACCTGGAAGATCACCCCCGGCATCAAGTGGTCGGATGGCACGGACTTCACCTCGGCTGACGTCAAGTTCACCGCCGAGTACTGCATGGACCCCGAGGGCGGCTGCGGTCAGGTGACCAAGTTCGAAGGCGTCACCAATGTCGAGACGCCGGATGCGACCACCGTGGTGGTGACCTTCGACAAGCCGACGCCGAACCCCTACGGCCCGTTTGTGGGCGGCGAGAGCCCGATCATCCAGGCCGCGCAGTTCGCGGATTGCACCGGCGCCCGCGCGCCCGAGTGCACGGAAGAGAACTTCAATCCGATCGGCACCGGCCCGTTCAAAGTCGTTGAGTTCAAGCCAAATGACGTGATCACGATGGAAGCCAACGAGAACTTCCGCCACGAAGGCAAGCCCGCCTTCGCCTCCGTGACCTTCAAGGGTGGCGGCGACGCGACGGCCGCAGGCCGCGCCGTGATGGAGACGGGCGAGTTCGACTACGCCTGGAACCTGCAGCTGGCCCCCGATGTCATCGCGCAGATGGAACAGGGCGGCAAAGGCACCCCGGTCGCAGGCTTCGGCCCGCTGGTCGAGCGCATCATGCTCAACCAGACCAACCCTGACCCGGCGCTTGGCCCCGATGAGCGCTCCGTCATCCGCCCGCACCCGTTCCTGGGTGAGCCCGCGGTCTACAAAGCCATGTCCATGGCCATCGACCGCCCGCTGCTGGTCGAAGTGGGCTACGGCCAGGCCGGTAAGGTCACCTGCAACTGGGTGCCTGCGCCCGAGGCGTTCAACTCGACCTCCATGACCTGCGACACGCAGGACATCGCTGGCGCGAACGCGCTGCTGGACGAGGCTGGCTTCACCGACACCGATGGTGACGGCATCCGCGAGGTGAACGGCGTGCCGATGAAGATCCTCTACCAGACCTCCACCAACGCGGTGCGTCAGGACTTCCAGGCGCTGATCAAGCAGTGGTGGTCGGAGATCGGCATTGAGGCCGAGCTTCGCAACCTCTCCGCCTCGGTCTTCTTCGGCGGTGACCCGGGCAGCCCGGACACGTTCCAGAAGTTCTACGCCGACGTGGAGATGTACGCCAACACCTTCAACGGCACCGACCCGCAGTCCTATCTGGCCAACGGTCTGTGCGACAAGGCCCCCTCGCCCGCCTCGCAGTGGCAGGGTGAGAACATCTCGCGTTTCTGCATGGAAGAGTATGACGCTCTGCATGCCGAGCTGACCCAGACCGCCGGTCTGGAAGCCCGCGCCGAGATCGGCAAGAAGCTCAACGACATGTATGTGCAGAACGGCGGCATGATCCCGCTGGTGCACCGCGGTCGTCTGTCGGCCCATGCCAACAGCCTGGGCGGCGTGATCCTGAACGTGTGGGATTCCGAGCTTTGGAATGTCGCCGACTGGTACCGCATCGGCGAGTAAGAAACCCCGTAGGATGGGTGATTTCACCCATCCTACCCCCTTCCCGGCAACGAGCTGAACCAAGGCGTCCATCCACATGTTCACCTTCACCATCAGACGGTTGATCCTCGCGGTCCCGACGCTTTTGTTCATCTCCTTGGTGATCTTCATGCTGCTCCAGCTCGCGCCGGGCGATCCGATGGCGCAGG
The nucleotide sequence above comes from Litoreibacter ponti. Encoded proteins:
- a CDS encoding peptide ABC transporter substrate-binding protein; this translates as MQLKTVLLGAAASLAFVPMAYADGHEGERGRDGNVSIIYWQAPSILNPFLSGGTKDVESASMIIEPLARYNEKGELVPWLVEEIPTVDNGGVSEDLTQITWKITPGIKWSDGTDFTSADVKFTAEYCMDPEGGCGQVTKFEGVTNVETPDATTVVVTFDKPTPNPYGPFVGGESPIIQAAQFADCTGARAPECTEENFNPIGTGPFKVVEFKPNDVITMEANENFRHEGKPAFASVTFKGGGDATAAGRAVMETGEFDYAWNLQLAPDVIAQMEQGGKGTPVAGFGPLVERIMLNQTNPDPALGPDERSVIRPHPFLGEPAVYKAMSMAIDRPLLVEVGYGQAGKVTCNWVPAPEAFNSTSMTCDTQDIAGANALLDEAGFTDTDGDGIREVNGVPMKILYQTSTNAVRQDFQALIKQWWSEIGIEAELRNLSASVFFGGDPGSPDTFQKFYADVEMYANTFNGTDPQSYLANGLCDKAPSPASQWQGENISRFCMEEYDALHAELTQTAGLEARAEIGKKLNDMYVQNGGMIPLVHRGRLSAHANSLGGVILNVWDSELWNVADWYRIGE
- a CDS encoding ABC transporter ATP-binding protein: MISRPEGPVALDEQKQPLVRVENLKMHFPIFGGLMRRRVGEVKAVDGISFDVFEGETLGLVGESGCGKSTVGRSVLRLYEVTDGTVTIGGRDIAHAPPEELRQMRTQMQMIFQDPQASLNPRMTVGDIIAEPLLEHRKMSSRELDDAVGGLMDRVGLNRNFAKRYPHEFSGGQRQRIGIARALALSPKFIVCDEPIAALDVSIQAQVVNLLEELQETMGLTYLFISHDLSMVRHIADRVAVMYLGRIVEIAPRDDLYDRPLHPYTQALLSAVPEPDPSRESTTERVILTGDVPSPSNPPQGCNFCTRCPQVIDICRQIEPEFQEVTPGRFAACHLLDQKPESAAKAPSEAT
- a CDS encoding ABC transporter ATP-binding protein, whose amino-acid sequence is MPDGPAPVQEPVLDVQGLQTVFKTRGGEVHAVNDVTFHVKPGELLGVVGESGSGKSVTMMSLIGLLPSPPADVRGGTVMFEGNDLLKTDTETLRKVRGGRIGFVFQDPMTSLNPVFNVGFQIMEPLRKHMGMSKSAARARAIELLELVGIPDAARRLKDYPHQFSGGMRQRVMIAIALACDPKVLIADEPTTALDVTIQAQILELVKDLREKLGMAIIWITHDLGVIAGIADRVMVMYGGQVVEQAPVRELFGNPQHPYTRALLETIPTVRGARPDKLNVIQGQPPILGAVPTACPFRDRCAFRFDRCDRENPKRLPAGPDHDAACFYDFQTGGPRGA